TGCTCCGCCCCGCTGCCCACCAGCGCGTAGTTGGAGCCGCGCAGCGTCCCCCCGGTCATGACGACCTCGACCCGGTTGGCGTGGGCGAGGGCCTGTGCGACCAGCAGGGAGTTGGTGACGACGGTGAGACCGGGCACCCGGGCGAGCCGGCGGGCCAGCTCCTGGGTGGTGGTTCCCGCGCCGACGACGATCGCCTCGCCCTCGTCGACGAGGCCCGCGGCGAGATCGGCGATCGCCGTCTTCTCCGCGGTGGCGGACAGGGACTTCTGCGGAAAGCCGGACTCGCGGGTGAACCCGCCCGGCAATACCGCACCGCCGTGCCGGCGGTCGAGGAGTCCTTCGGCCTCCAGCGCCCGCACATCACGTCGTACGGTCACTTCGGAGGTCTGGACGACGCGGGCGAGCTCACGGAGGGACACGGCTCCGTTGGCCCGCACCATTTCAAGGATCAATTGGCGACGTTCTGCAGCGAACACGAAACTGACAGTAACCTGAGCGGCCGATAGTTTTCAGCAGTATGCGCCGAATAATAAGTAGTGCGCTCGCCGGGGACCGGCAAGTGGTATGAGCGAGCACACCCAGGGGATTCCGAACGGTCACGGCCCGGCCGAACGGCCGGGCCGCACCCGGGCGGGGCGCCGCTCCCGTCAGCCCTCGTCGGCGGCCTTCCGGGTCTGCAACTGCCGTGCGACCTCGGCAATCGACCCCGACAGCGAGGGATAGACGGTAAAGGCGTTGGCGATCTGCTCCACCGTCAGATTGTTGTCCACGGCGATCGAGATCGGATGGATCAGCTCACTCGCGCGGGGGGCCACCACACACCCGCCCACCACGATTCCCGTGCCGGGACGACAGAAGATCTTCACAAAACCATCGCGGATTCCCTGCATCTTCGCGCGGGGGTTGCGGAGCAACGGCAGCTTGACGACCCGCGCGTCGATCGTGCCCGCGTCCACATCCGCCTGGGTGCAGCCGATGGTCGCGATCTCCGGGTCGGTGAAGACATTCGCCGACACGGTCTTCAGATTGAGCGGGGTGACCGCGTCGCCCAGGAAGTGGTACATCGCGATCCGGCCCTGCATCGCGGCCACCGAGGCGAGCGCGAAGACCCCGGTGACATCACCGGCGGCGTACACGCCCGGGGCGCTGGTGCGGGAGACCCGGTCGGTCCAGATGTGGCCGGAGTCCTTGAGCCGGACACCCGCCTCCTCCAGGCCCATCCCGGCGCTGTTCGGGATCGCGCCGACCGCCATCAGACAGTGCGTCCCGGAGATCACCCGGCCGTCGGAGAGGGTCACCTCGACCCGGTCGCCGACCCGTCCCTCCGGGCCCGCGTCCGGCGAGGAGGGCCCCTGCGACGCGGCGCCGGGAATCCGCTTGACGGCCGCCGCGCGCGAGCGGGCCATGACGTTCATGCCCCGGCGGCGGAAGACGTCCTCCAGCACGGCGGCGGCGTCGGGGTCCTCGCCGGGGAGCACCCGGTCCCGGGAGGAGACGAGGGTGACGCGGGAGCCGAGCGCCTGGTAGGCACCGGCGAACTCGGCGCCGGTGACACCGGAGCCGACCACGATCAGCTCCTCGGGCAGCTCCTCCAGGTCGTAGACCTGGGTCCAGTTGAGGATGCGCTCGCCGTCGGGGAGGGCGTCCGGGATCTCCCGGGGGTGACCGCCGGTGGCGATCAGCACCGCGTCGGCGACAAGGGTCTCCTCGGTGCCGTCGGCGGCCCGGACGACGACCTTGCGGGAGCCGTCGGCGGCCTGCTGCCCCTCCAGCCGGCCCCGGCCGCGCACCACGCGGGCCCCGGCCCGGGTGACCGAGGCGGTGATGTCGTGCGACTGGGCGAGCGCGAGGCGCTTCACCCGGCGGTTGACCTTGCCGAGGTCCACACCCACGACCCGGGCGGAGGTCCCCGGCGGCGGACCCGCGGCGGAGCCCTCGTCGGACACGGTGTCCGCCACGATGATGCCCAGCTCCTCGTAGGAGGAGTCGAAGGTGGTCATCACCTCGGCCGTGGCGATGAGGGTCTTGGAGGGCACGCAGTCCGTCAGCACGGACGCGCCGCCGAGGCCGTCGCAGTCGACGACGGTCACCTCCGCGCCGAGTTGGGCGCCCACCAGGGCCGCCTCGTATCCGCCGGGTCCGCCGCCGATGATCACGATCCGGGTCACAGGGGTTACGCCTCGCGCTCTCGTTGCTGCGGGGGTGTCCCCGCGGGGCTGAGTCCCACTGGTGGGCTGGAATACGTACCCCATTGTCCCGCACGCATCAAGCTGCTCGCTCCCGGGGCCCACCCCGTGGACACGCGCCGCCCGCGGGGGTGCGCACGGCCCCGCCCGGAGGGGTGGCCGCGGACCCGCCGGACCAAGGACGGGGAGCCACGCCGGACCAAGGACGGGAGCCACGCCGGGAAGGGCCCCGTCCGGGGGCGTGGAGGCCGTCCGCCGCAGGCCCCGGCTGCCCCGGCCGCCCCTACTCCCCCGTAACACATCGGGAAACGCGGCCACCCGCGCCCCTCCCGTACCCTCGATCCCATGTCGCTCTACGCCGCGTACGCCGGCAACCTCGACGCGCGGCTGATGAGCCGCCGCGCACCGCACTCCCCGCTGCGCGGCACGGGCTGGCTCAACGGCTGGCGGCTGACGTTCGGCGGCGAGCAGATGGGCTGGGAGGGGGCGCTCGCCACCATCGTGGAGGCCCCGCGCTCGCAGGTCTTCGTCGCCCTCTACGACATCGCCCCGATGGACGAGGACTCGATGGACCGCTGGGAGGGTGTCGGCCTCGACATCTACCGGCGGATGCGCGTCCGGGTGCACACGCTGGACGGTGAGGAACCCGCCTGGGTGTATGTCCTGAACGGGTACGAGGGCGGGCTGCCGTCGGCCCGCTATCTGGGGGAGCTGGCCGACGCGGCGGATTCGGCGGGAGCGCCGCACGACTATGTGATGGAGCTGCGCAAGCGGCCCTGCTGACGGCACGGCGCCCACCGGCCCGTCCCGCGCGGGTCCGCCCGGGACACCCCCGGGCGCCCCTTCGCACGCCCCCGCGCACGCCTTTCCACTGCCATGCGCCCCTCGCCACTTCCACCTCTTCGGCGGAAGTGGCGAAAACTCATCGGGCGCGGGGCCGGCGCGCGCCGTGGAATGCCCGCCGGAAGCCCCGGGAAAGTCCGCCGCGCCCGGCTGTTGTCCTGCGAAATCCGTCCGCCGCGCCCGGGGTGCCGCGCGGGCTCGTTCGCGGAGTGTTTCCAGGCGGACGCGCCGCGTATGCGCCGGTATTCGCGCCGCGCCACTCCCCCGTCCGCTCCCCCGGTCCGGCGACACAATTCCGGGGTCCTTCCCGGGCCCTTCCCAGCGCCTTCCCGGCTTCTTCCAGCGGCGTTCCGGACAGCGTTGGGACGGTGTTCACGGAGCATTCGTCGGAAACGACAAGACAACGATCCGAGGACCTTGTACCACCGCATCTACGCGCGTAGGGAATCAGCGGTTACTCTCATTCGCGTGAACGCACATGTGAATCCGGACCTCGACGGCACCAGCGCCGATCCCCACCGGGCGGCCGGTGCCGCGGCTGCCCGTCTGCGCGAGCTGACCGGCGCCGAAACCCACGACGTCGCCCTGGTGATGGGCTCCGGCTGGGCCCCGGCCGTGGACGCGCTCGGCGCGCCCGAGGCCGAGTTCCCGGTGACCGAACTGCCCGGCTTCCCGCCGCCGGTGGTCGCGGGCCACGGCGGCAAGATCCGCTCGTACCGCATCGGTGACAAGCGTGCCCTGGTCTTCCTCGGCCGTACGCACTACTACGAGGGCCGGGGCGTCGCCCCCGTCGCCCACGGTGTGCGCACCGCCGTCGCAGCGGGCTGCAAGACCGTCGTCCTCACCAACGGCTGCGGCGGTCTGCGCGAGGGCATGCGCCCCGGGCAGCCCGTCCTGATCAGCGACCACATCAACCTCACGGCGACCTCGCCGATCGTGGGCGCGAACTTCGTCGACCTGACGGATCTGTACTCGCCGCGGCTGCGGACGCTCTGCAAGGACATCGACCCCTCGCTGGAGGAGGGCGTGTACGTGCAGTTCCCCGGCCCGCACTACGAGACCCCGGCCGAGATCAACATGGTGCGGGTCCTCGGCGGCGACCTGGTGGGCATGTCCACCGTCCTGGAGGCCATCGCCGCGCGTGAGGCGGGCGCCGAGGTGCTGGGCATCTCCCTGGTCACCAATCTGGCGGCGGGCATGAGCGGCGAGCCGCTCAACCATGAAGAGGTGCTCCAGGCCGGCCGCGACTCGGCCGCCCGCATGGGCGAGCTGCTGACGCGGGTGCTGGCCCGCATCTGACCGGCCCCGGCCGGTCGTCGCCCACGGCCCCCAGCCCCCTTGTCGCGAAGGCGGTGGCGGGCGCGGCGCGGCCGACGGCACGACCGGCTCCGGCAGCAGAGCACCGGGCACGTCCGGGCGGGACCGTTCCCGCCCGGACGTTCGCGTTGTCCCGGCCGTACCGCGGGTATACGTCGTCCCGGCCCCACCCCCGGGTGGACGTGGTCCCGGCCCCGTCCGGGTACCCGTTCCCGGCCGTGCCCGGGTCCGCGCGGACCCGGCACAGCAGGACCCAGCAGACAGAGCAGCAGGAGAAAAGGGGAGCGAGCGTGCAGCAGGACCAGGATCTCTTGGCGCGGGCCCGGACGTGGCTGGCCGAGGACCCGGACCCGGACACCCGGGCCGAGCTGGACCGCCTCATCGAGGCGGGCGACACGGCGGAGCTGGCCGACCGGTTCGGCGGCACCCTCCAGTTCGGCACCGCCGGACTCCGCGGCGAACTGGGCGCGGGCCCCATGCGGATGAACCGCTCCGTGGTCATCCGCGCCGCCGCGGGCCTCGCCGCGTATCTGCGGGCCCAGGGCCAGGGGGACGGCCTCGTCGTCATCGGCTACGACGCCCGCTACAAGTCGGCCGACTTCGCCCGGGACACGGCGGCGGTCATGGTCGGCGCGGGGCTGCGTGCCGCGCTGCTGCCCCGTCCGCTGCCGACGCCCGTCCTCGCCTTCGCGATAAGGGAGCTGGGCGCCGTGGCCGGGGTGGAGGTCACCGCCAGCCACAACCCGCCGCGCGACAACGGCTACAAGGTCTATCTGGGCGACGGCTCCCAGATCGTGCCCCCGGCGGACACCGGGATCGCGGCGGAGATCGCCGCGGTCCGCTCCCTGGCCGACGTCCCGCGCCCCGACTCCGGCTGGCAGGTCCTCGGCGACGAGGTCCTGGACGCCTATCTGGCCCGTACGGACGCCGTCCTCACCCCCGGTTCGCCGCGCACCGCCCGGGTCGTCCACACCGCGCTGCACGGGGTGGGCACGGCCGTGCTGACGGCCGCGTTCGCCCGCGCGGGCTTCCCCGAGCCGGTGCTCGTGGCGGAGCAGGCCGAGCCCGACCCGGCGTTCCCGACGGTGGCCTTCCCCAACCCGGAGGAGCCGGGCGCGATGGACCTCGCGTTCGAGACCGCCCGCCGGGTCCGGCCGGACATCGTGATCGCCAACGACCCCGACGCGGACCGCTGCGCCGTCGCCGTCCCCGACGGCGAGGACTGGCGGATGCTCCGCGGCGACGAGGTCGGCGCCCTGCTCGCCGCCCATCTGGTCCGGGGCGGCGCGCACGGCACCTTCGCCGAGTCGATCGTCTCCTCCTCGCTGCTGGGCCGGATCGCCGAGGCGGCCGGCGTCGGCCACGAGGAGACCCTCACCGGCTTCAAGTGGATCGCCCGGGTCGAGGGGCTGCGCTACGGGTACGAGGAGGCGCTGGGCTACTGCGTCGACCCCGAGGGCGTCCGGGACAAGGACGGCATCACGGCGGCGCTGCTCGTCGCCGAGCTGGCGTCCGTCCTCAAGGAGGAGGGCCGCACCCTCACGGACCTGCTGGACGAGCTGGCCGTGGCACACGGTCTGCACGCCACCGACCAGCTCTCGGTACGGGTGAAGGACCTCGGCATCATCGCGGACGCCATGCGCGCCCTGCGGTCCGCCCCGCCCGCCGAACTGGCCGGTCTCGCGGTGACCTCGGCCGAGGACCTGAGCGAGGGCAGCGCCGCGCTGCCCCCGACGGACGGTCTGCGCTACTACCTCGACGGCGCGTTCAAGGCCCGTGTGATCGTCCGCCCCAGCGGCACCGAGCCCAAGCTCAAGTGCTACCTGGAGGTCGTGGTCCCGGTCCCCGCCCCGGCCGGCCTCCCGGCGGCCCGGGAGCGCGCCACCGAGGTCCTCACCGCCCTGAAGCGCGACCTGTCGACGGCCGCGGGCATCTGACCCCGCCCCCGGCCGCCCCGCCACGGGGCGGCCGGGCCCTCACAGACCACTGCGAACACCGGCACCGCCGGGACGCGCCGGGCGGTACCGGCCCCCTGGCCAGGGCTCCCCGTCCACCGGGGACCGGACCCACCGCCGGGGCGGGACGACCGCCGCCCGGCGGTCACGGGCTTCCCGGGCGTACGGGTGAATCTGCCGCGGAATCCCGGGTGCGGGGCGTGCTCGTGGCGGTGGGACGGCGATCGTGAGCCGGACGTGCCCGCCGACATCAGGAGCCGCGCCGTTGTCCCCCGCCGCGACCGCTCACCCTTCCTCCTCCCCCTCCGTCCCCGCGTCCCGGCGGACCCGGGGTCCGTCGGAGAGGGCCGCCGGGAGCGCGGGGCCGGGCGGACGGCTGGCGCGGTCCCTGCGGCGGGCCGCGCCCGCGCTCGCCGCGTACACCGCCGTGCGGCTCTGCGGGCTGCTGCTGGTCGCCCGGCTCGCGCACGCGCAGGGCACCGGCCTCTGGCCGGTGCTCGCGTCCTCCTGGGACTCGGACTGGTACCTGGGCATCGCGGCCCACGGCTACGCCGACTCCCTGGGCACCCGGGTCAACGCCAACAACCTGGCCTTCTTCCCGCTCTACCCGGTCCTCGTACGCGGGCTCGCCGCACTCGTGCCCGGCCCGGCCGCGGCGGCGGCGCTGCTGCTCGCGGTGGGGTGTTCCCTGCTCGCCGCGTGGGGCGTCTTCGCCGTGGGCGACCGGCTCCACGGCCGCCGCGCCGGCACCCTGCTCGCGGTGGCCTGGGGAGCGCTGCCGGTGGCGCAGGTCCAGTGGATGGCGTACACGGAGTCGCTGTTCACGGCGCTGGCCGCGTGGTCGCTGTACGCGGCGCTCGGCGGCCGGTGGCCCCTCGCGGGCGCCCTCGCGGCGCTGGCGGGGCTGACCCGCCCCACCGGAGTCGCCGTGGCCGCGGCCGTCACCCTGGCCGCCCTGCTCGCCTGCCGCCGCGCACCCCGCGTCCGGGCGGTGACGGGCGCGCTGCTCGCGCCGCTGGGCTGGCTGGCGTATGTCGCCTGGGTGGGGCTGCGGGTCGGCCGCCCGGACGGCTATTTCGCCGTCCAGCGGCTGTGGAAGAACGAGTGGGACGGGGGCCGCGCCACCCTGCTGGAGCTGCGTCAGCAACTGCTCTACGCGAGCCGTCCACCGCTGTTCGTGCTGCTGGTCTCGGCGGTGCTGATCGTCTCGTCGGTGCTGTACGTGCTGTCGCTCGCCGACCGGCAGCCGCTGGTGCTGCTGGTGTTCAGCGGGGTGCTGCTGCTGGTGGTGCTGGGGAGCGCGGGGGTCTACTTCCCCCGGGCCCGCTTCCTGCTGCCCGCCTTCCCCCTGCTGCTGCCCGTCGCGCGGGCGCTCGCCGCCGCGCGTCCGGTGACGGTGGCCGTGGTGCTCGTCTCGGCGACGGCGCTGTCGGCGTGGACGGGCGCGCACATGCTCCTGGTGTGGAACGGTCCGCCCTGACGGGGGTCCGCCCCGCGACGCCCGCCCGCGGCGGGGTCACCCCAGCGCGAAGAGAACGGCGAGCAGCACCGCGCCGACGGCGGCCGGGGCCATGATCTCGTACGCCCAGCGGATCGCGACCTCGCCCTTGGTGCCCGGGCTCCCGGCGTGGTGCTCGCACAGCAGCCGCAGCTCACGGATGGTCTGATCGACCTGCGCGAGCTTCACCTCGCCCTGCGGGTTCTCCCCCTTGGCGCTCGCGCGGGCGAGCTTCATCTGCTGGCGGTTGGCCCGCTTGCGCTGCCGCAGCGAGACCGGGACGGCCCACATCGGGTACTTCGTCCCGTCCTCGGTGACCAGCTCGGTGGAGTACGCGGCCCGGAACTCGTCGACCGAGGCCCAGGGGACGTCGATCGTGCGGAACGGATTGCGGACCCGCACCCGGCGCTCGCCCGCGAGGACGACGGGCCGCAGGGTGAACGCCACCACCAGCGGCAGCACCAGCAGCAGCCAGGCGACGGCGAACCAGGGCGTGCGCCCCTCGCCCCGGAGGATCGCGTCCCCGCCGAGCCACACGGCCAGGCCGAGCAGCAGCACACCCCCCACCATTCCGGCGGGTGATCGGAACGCCCGATCCGGGTACGAGGACTCCACGGGCGGCTGCGAGCTGGTCATACCCCCGATTCTGCCCCACGGCCCCCACGGGCCGCGCCCGGCTCCCGCCCCGCGCCGCCGGGTGACCCGCGCGGACGGATCACCCGGCGCGCCTCCTCAGACCTGGGGCCGGAGAAAGGACACCGAGCTGATCATGTCGTTGAACCCGGGCAGTGAGGCGTAGGCGCCGACGGCGGGCAGCCGGTTCCACTTCCCGCCCAGGGCCCCGTGCTCGTAGACGATCAGAGCGCAGCTCTTCAGGGTGTGGATCGAGCTGATCCGGTCGTTCCACCGCTCCTCGATCACATCCTGGTGCTGCGGTGCGGCGTTGCCACGGCACTCGTCGGCGTAGAACGGGTACCGCTCGCCCTCGAAGTTGATGTGCTCGTAGCCGATCGCCACCAGGATGCCCCCGTGGGGCCCCGTCCGCTCCGGCCGCGGCGCGGCGTCGGCCACCCCCGCCGTGCCGATCAGCAGCGCAAGACACGCACCCGCCGTGACCAGAGCCTTCGTCCCCGTCCGCTGGACCATCGCACCCTCCGATTCCGCTGGATTCCCACACGTCGTTGTCGTCGTGTCGTCGTTGCCGTCGTTATCGCTGTTGGCGCTGTTGTCGCCGTCGCCGTACGGCCTTCGCCGTCCGCCCCGGCCGGTCAGGACCAGGGTCTGATGAACGTGACCGAGCTGACCCGGTCGTTGAAAAAGCCGAGCACGGGGTAGCTCGCGCCTGCCGAGAGCTGGAGGAACCGGCCCTTCCCACCGCTGTGCTCATAGGTGAGCAGATGGCACTCGGGCCCGATCCGTATCGAGCTGATCCGGTCGTTCCAGCCCCAGGGCAGGTCGTCGATGACCTGGGGCACCTGGATGTCGCGGCACTTCTGCGCGTAGAACGCGATGCTCGCGCCCTGGTGGCCGGCGTGCTCGTGGGCCACCGCCACCAGCACCCCGCCGCTGCCGATCCGGACGGACTCCACCGCGGCGCGCGGGGTCGCGTCCGCCGTTCCCGCCGCGCCGAGGACGAGCGCCATGCCCACCCCCGCCGCCATGAGGCCCGCTGATCCGAGTCGCTGAGGCATCTCTCCGTCCTCCAGGGTCGGTGGATGATCGCCGGGCCTGCGCCCGGCACGGTGCGGCCGCCCACTTCCACGCGCCCTCCGGAGGGCCGGTTCATCAGGAACGGGCCGGATAAATCCCGGGCCATCACCCATGAAAACTGCGCAAAACCCCACAAGGACGGGCCGAGTCGGGCAGGACCCGGGCACAATCGGGCGCAACCCGGGTGGAGCGGGGGTGGAACCGGGCCGGGGCCGGGACGAGCACACCCCCTGTACAGGCAGCTACGCGCGTAGATATGCTCGGCTGGTGAGCATGCCCATCGCACCCGCATCCGCCCTCCCGGAGGTCACCGCCTCCGATCAAGCCCTCCGTCGCTTTCTGCACGGGCTCCCGGGGGTCGACCCCGTCGGGCTCGAAGCGCGGGCCGCGTCCCTCGGGACCCGGTCGATCAAGACGAGCGCCAAGGCGTACGCCATCGATCTGGCGATCTCGATGATCGACCTCACCACGCTCGAAGGCGCCGACACCCCGGGCAAGGTCCGGTCCCTGGCCGCCAAGGCCGTGCACCCCGACCCGACCGACCGGACCAGCCCGACGACCGCCGCCGTCTGCGTCTACCCGGACCTGGTGGCCACCGCCAAGGAGGCGCTGAACGGCGCGGACGTCAAGGTCGCGTCCGTCGCCACCGCCTTCCCCGCGGGCCGGGCCGCCCTCGGCGTCAAGCTCGCCGACACCCGGGACGCGGTCGCCGCCGGGGCCGACGAGATCGACATGGTCATCGACCGCGGTGCCTTCCTGGCCGGAAAGTATCTGAAGGTCTACGAGGAGATCCTCGCCGTCAAGGAGGCCGCGGGCCCGGCCCGGCTGAAGGTCATCTTCGAGACCGGCGAGCTGTCGACGTACGACAACATCCGCCGCGCGAGCTGGCTCGGCATGCTCGCGGGTGCCGACTTCATCAAGACCTCCACCGGGAAGGTCGCGGTCAACGCCACCCCGGCCAACACCCTGCTGATGCTGGAGGCCGTCCGGGACTTCCGGCTCCAGACCGGTGTCCAGGTCGGGGTGAAGCCCGCGGGAGGCATCCGCACCACCAAGGACGCGATCAAGTTCCTCGTCCTGGTCAACGAGACCGCGGGCCCGGACTGGCTGGCCAACCGGTGGTTCCGTTTCGGTGCCTCCAGCCTGCTCAACGATCTGCTGATGCAGCGCCAGAAGCTGGCCACCGGCCGCTACTCCGGCCCCGACTACGTGACTGTGGACTGAGCGAGATGACCGAGATGACGAACACCGCCGCGGGCAACCCGTTCACGTACGCGCCCGCGCCCGAATCCCGCGCGATCGTCGACATCGCCCCCTCCTACGGCCTCTTCATCGACGGGGAGTTCACCGAGTCCAGCGGCCAGGAGATGGTCAAGACCGTCTCCCCCGCCACCGAGGAGGTCCTCGCGGAGTACACGCAGGGCACCGGGGAGGACGTGGACCGCGCGGTCCGCGCCGCCCGCAAGGCGTTCTCGACGTGGTCCGCGCTGCCCGGCGCGGAGCGCGCGAAGTACCTCTTCCGGATCGCCCGGATCATCCAGGAGCGCAGCCGTGAGCTGGCCGTCCTGGAGACCCTGGACAACGGCAAGCCGATCCGGGAGACCCGGGACGCCGATCTGCCCCTGGTGGCCGCGCACTTCTTCTACTACGCGGGCTGGGCCGACAAGCTGGGCCACGCGGGCTTCGGCCCGAACCCGCGCCCGCTGGGCGTCGCGGGCCAGGTCATCCCGTGGAACTTCCCGCTGCTGATGCTCGCCTGGAAGATCGCCCCGGCGCTGGCCGCCGGTAACACGGTGGTGCTGAAGCCCGCCGAGACCACCCCGCTCTCCGCCCTCTTCTTCGCGGACATCTGCCGTCAGGCGGGGCTGCCCAAGGGTGTCGTGAACATCGTCACCGGCGACGGCCGCACCGGTGAGGCCCTGGTCACCCACCCGGGCATCGACAAGGTGGCCTTCACCGGCTCCACGGCGGTCGGCAAGGCCATCGCCCGCCAGGTCGCCGGGACCGGCAAGCGGCTCACCCTGGAGCTGGGCGGCAAGGGCGCCAACATCGTCTTCGACGACGCCCCGATCGACCAGGCGGTCGAGGGGATCGTCACCGGCATCTTCTTCAACCAGGGCCAGGTCTGCTGCGCGGGCTCCCGGCTGCTGGTCCAGGAGTCGATCCAGGACGAGCTGCTGGACGCGCTCAAGCGCCGGCTGGCCACGCTGCGGCTGGGCGACCCGCTGGACAAGAACACCGACATCGGCGCGATCAACTCCGCCGAGCAGCTCGCCCGGATCACCGCGCTCGCCCGCACGGGCGAGGCGGAGGGCGCCGAGCGCTGGTCCGCCCCGTGCGAGCTGCCCTCCTCGGGCTTCTGGTTCCCGCCGACCCTCTTCACCGGGGTCACGCAGGCCCACACCGTCGCCCGGGACGAGATCTTCGGCCCGGTGCTGTCGGTGCTGAGCTTCCGCA
The nucleotide sequence above comes from Streptomyces clavuligerus. Encoded proteins:
- a CDS encoding NAD(P)H-quinone dehydrogenase; its protein translation is MTRIVIIGGGPGGYEAALVGAQLGAEVTVVDCDGLGGASVLTDCVPSKTLIATAEVMTTFDSSYEELGIIVADTVSDEGSAAGPPPGTSARVVGVDLGKVNRRVKRLALAQSHDITASVTRAGARVVRGRGRLEGQQAADGSRKVVVRAADGTEETLVADAVLIATGGHPREIPDALPDGERILNWTQVYDLEELPEELIVVGSGVTGAEFAGAYQALGSRVTLVSSRDRVLPGEDPDAAAVLEDVFRRRGMNVMARSRAAAVKRIPGAASQGPSSPDAGPEGRVGDRVEVTLSDGRVISGTHCLMAVGAIPNSAGMGLEEAGVRLKDSGHIWTDRVSRTSAPGVYAAGDVTGVFALASVAAMQGRIAMYHFLGDAVTPLNLKTVSANVFTDPEIATIGCTQADVDAGTIDARVVKLPLLRNPRAKMQGIRDGFVKIFCRPGTGIVVGGCVVAPRASELIHPISIAVDNNLTVEQIANAFTVYPSLSGSIAEVARQLQTRKAADEG
- a CDS encoding gamma-glutamylcyclotransferase — translated: MSLYAAYAGNLDARLMSRRAPHSPLRGTGWLNGWRLTFGGEQMGWEGALATIVEAPRSQVFVALYDIAPMDEDSMDRWEGVGLDIYRRMRVRVHTLDGEEPAWVYVLNGYEGGLPSARYLGELADAADSAGAPHDYVMELRKRPC
- a CDS encoding purine-nucleoside phosphorylase codes for the protein MNPDLDGTSADPHRAAGAAAARLRELTGAETHDVALVMGSGWAPAVDALGAPEAEFPVTELPGFPPPVVAGHGGKIRSYRIGDKRALVFLGRTHYYEGRGVAPVAHGVRTAVAAGCKTVVLTNGCGGLREGMRPGQPVLISDHINLTATSPIVGANFVDLTDLYSPRLRTLCKDIDPSLEEGVYVQFPGPHYETPAEINMVRVLGGDLVGMSTVLEAIAAREAGAEVLGISLVTNLAAGMSGEPLNHEEVLQAGRDSAARMGELLTRVLARI
- a CDS encoding phospho-sugar mutase is translated as MQQDQDLLARARTWLAEDPDPDTRAELDRLIEAGDTAELADRFGGTLQFGTAGLRGELGAGPMRMNRSVVIRAAAGLAAYLRAQGQGDGLVVIGYDARYKSADFARDTAAVMVGAGLRAALLPRPLPTPVLAFAIRELGAVAGVEVTASHNPPRDNGYKVYLGDGSQIVPPADTGIAAEIAAVRSLADVPRPDSGWQVLGDEVLDAYLARTDAVLTPGSPRTARVVHTALHGVGTAVLTAAFARAGFPEPVLVAEQAEPDPAFPTVAFPNPEEPGAMDLAFETARRVRPDIVIANDPDADRCAVAVPDGEDWRMLRGDEVGALLAAHLVRGGAHGTFAESIVSSSLLGRIAEAAGVGHEETLTGFKWIARVEGLRYGYEEALGYCVDPEGVRDKDGITAALLVAELASVLKEEGRTLTDLLDELAVAHGLHATDQLSVRVKDLGIIADAMRALRSAPPAELAGLAVTSAEDLSEGSAALPPTDGLRYYLDGAFKARVIVRPSGTEPKLKCYLEVVVPVPAPAGLPAARERATEVLTALKRDLSTAAGI
- a CDS encoding PH domain-containing protein; amino-acid sequence: MTSSQPPVESSYPDRAFRSPAGMVGGVLLLGLAVWLGGDAILRGEGRTPWFAVAWLLLVLPLVVAFTLRPVVLAGERRVRVRNPFRTIDVPWASVDEFRAAYSTELVTEDGTKYPMWAVPVSLRQRKRANRQQMKLARASAKGENPQGEVKLAQVDQTIRELRLLCEHHAGSPGTKGEVAIRWAYEIMAPAAVGAVLLAVLFALG
- the deoC gene encoding deoxyribose-phosphate aldolase encodes the protein MPIAPASALPEVTASDQALRRFLHGLPGVDPVGLEARAASLGTRSIKTSAKAYAIDLAISMIDLTTLEGADTPGKVRSLAAKAVHPDPTDRTSPTTAAVCVYPDLVATAKEALNGADVKVASVATAFPAGRAALGVKLADTRDAVAAGADEIDMVIDRGAFLAGKYLKVYEEILAVKEAAGPARLKVIFETGELSTYDNIRRASWLGMLAGADFIKTSTGKVAVNATPANTLLMLEAVRDFRLQTGVQVGVKPAGGIRTTKDAIKFLVLVNETAGPDWLANRWFRFGASSLLNDLLMQRQKLATGRYSGPDYVTVD
- a CDS encoding aldehyde dehydrogenase family protein, which translates into the protein MTEMTNTAAGNPFTYAPAPESRAIVDIAPSYGLFIDGEFTESSGQEMVKTVSPATEEVLAEYTQGTGEDVDRAVRAARKAFSTWSALPGAERAKYLFRIARIIQERSRELAVLETLDNGKPIRETRDADLPLVAAHFFYYAGWADKLGHAGFGPNPRPLGVAGQVIPWNFPLLMLAWKIAPALAAGNTVVLKPAETTPLSALFFADICRQAGLPKGVVNIVTGDGRTGEALVTHPGIDKVAFTGSTAVGKAIARQVAGTGKRLTLELGGKGANIVFDDAPIDQAVEGIVTGIFFNQGQVCCAGSRLLVQESIQDELLDALKRRLATLRLGDPLDKNTDIGAINSAEQLARITALARTGEAEGAERWSAPCELPSSGFWFPPTLFTGVTQAHTVARDEIFGPVLSVLSFRTPDEAVAKANNSQYGLSAGIWTEKGSRILAVANKLRAGVVWANTFNKFDPTSPFGGYKESGFGREGGRHGLEAYLDV